Proteins found in one Gordonia sp. PDNC005 genomic segment:
- a CDS encoding sulfotransferase, translating to MTEPGRRERSERVPSQVRTSVGTVEDLHAAATRTVGLDDFGDQDYLPALAKLLESYRVDAGLTELGSKMFRFFLKGALIARLLSEAGWKNNPQYIDVPIERPVFVTGLPRTGTTALHRLLAADPAHQGLEMWLTEFPQPRPPRDTWEDNPVFQQIEAGLNQHHVENPEFMGLHYMSAGEVEECWQLLRQSVMSISYESLAYLPTYSTWLADQDWTPAYQRHRRNLQLIGLNDPGRRWVLKNPSHLFALDALMAAYPDALIVQTHRPPETIIASMCSLAEHATEGHSTVFTGDRIGQTQLDLWSRGLRSFSEARAKYNPAQFVDVQFDELRADPFAAVGRVYEALGTPLSAEGRAAMVALDADSKSGDRKPQHKYSLADYGLTAEQVATAFA from the coding sequence ATGACTGAACCAGGACGCCGGGAGCGGAGCGAACGGGTCCCCTCTCAGGTGCGTACTTCTGTTGGAACAGTCGAGGATCTGCACGCCGCGGCCACCCGCACCGTTGGACTCGACGACTTCGGCGATCAGGACTACCTGCCTGCACTCGCAAAGCTCCTGGAGTCGTATCGGGTGGACGCCGGTCTCACCGAACTCGGCAGCAAGATGTTCCGGTTCTTCCTCAAGGGTGCGCTGATCGCTCGGCTTCTGAGCGAGGCCGGGTGGAAGAACAATCCGCAGTACATCGACGTTCCCATCGAGCGGCCGGTGTTCGTCACAGGTCTTCCGCGGACCGGCACGACTGCGCTGCATCGTCTGCTGGCGGCCGACCCGGCTCATCAGGGGCTCGAGATGTGGCTGACGGAGTTTCCCCAGCCGCGTCCGCCGCGTGACACGTGGGAGGACAATCCCGTCTTCCAGCAGATCGAGGCCGGCCTCAACCAGCATCATGTGGAGAATCCCGAGTTCATGGGCCTGCATTACATGAGTGCCGGTGAGGTGGAGGAGTGCTGGCAGCTTCTGCGCCAGTCGGTCATGTCGATCTCGTACGAGTCGCTCGCGTACCTTCCGACGTATTCGACCTGGCTGGCCGACCAGGATTGGACACCCGCGTACCAGCGGCATCGTCGAAACCTGCAATTGATCGGCCTCAACGATCCTGGCCGACGCTGGGTGCTGAAGAACCCGAGCCATCTGTTTGCGCTCGACGCACTGATGGCCGCATATCCGGACGCCCTGATCGTGCAGACCCATCGGCCGCCGGAGACGATCATCGCGTCGATGTGCAGCCTCGCCGAGCACGCGACGGAGGGCCATTCGACGGTCTTCACTGGGGACCGCATCGGCCAGACCCAATTGGACCTGTGGTCGCGTGGGCTGCGGTCGTTCTCGGAAGCGCGGGCCAAGTACAACCCGGCCCAGTTCGTGGACGTTCAGTTCGACGAACTCCGTGCTGACCCGTTCGCTGCGGTCGGCCGGGTGTACGAGGCTCTCGGCACACCGCTGTCGGCGGAGGGTCGTGCCGCGATGGTGGCGCTCGACGCCGATTCCAAGTCGGGCGACCGCAAGCCGCAGCACAAGTACTCGCTCGCCGACTACGGGCTCACCGCCGAGCAGGTGGCCACTGCGTTCGCCTGA
- the hsaB gene encoding 3-hydroxy-9,10-secoandrosta-1,3,5(10)-triene-9,17-dione monooxygenase reductase subunit, giving the protein MAPQSPYGTDEFDSRQFRTAMGQFCTGVTVITTLDADGNPVGFACQSFAALSLDPPLVIFCPMKTSRTWPVIEERGSFVVNILSNRQQDVSATFGAPGQDKFSKIEWDPSPAGLPVLRNSLTWVECTVETVNDGGDHHIVIGRADVLGEVLQDKPLLFYRGGYLSTEHPRVTPAQEELENFITWNGGDTWL; this is encoded by the coding sequence ATGGCACCGCAATCGCCGTACGGCACCGACGAATTCGATTCCCGACAGTTCCGGACGGCGATGGGGCAGTTCTGCACCGGCGTCACGGTCATCACGACGCTCGACGCCGACGGCAATCCCGTCGGTTTTGCATGCCAGTCGTTCGCGGCGTTGTCGCTCGACCCGCCGCTCGTCATCTTCTGTCCGATGAAGACCTCGCGCACGTGGCCGGTCATCGAAGAGCGCGGATCGTTCGTGGTGAACATCCTGTCGAATCGGCAGCAGGACGTCAGTGCGACGTTCGGCGCTCCCGGCCAGGACAAGTTCTCGAAGATCGAATGGGATCCGTCGCCCGCCGGGCTCCCCGTTCTGCGGAACAGTCTCACCTGGGTGGAGTGCACGGTCGAGACCGTCAACGACGGCGGCGATCACCACATCGTGATCGGTCGTGCCGACGTCCTCGGCGAGGTCTTGCAGGACAAGCCGCTGCTGTTCTACCGCGGCGGATACCTGTCCACCGAGCATCCGCGGGTGACACCCGCTCAGGAAGAGCTCGAGAACTTCATCACCTGGAACGGCGGGGACACATGGCTGTGA
- a CDS encoding acyl-CoA dehydrogenase family protein: MTSPISAEDRAALSDSIRDVLRKRSDSEAVRRAMQADGRIDRDLWSTLCAEIGVAALAVPEEYDGAGASWAEAALAVEELGATLSPVPVFSSGVLTAGAVLASGDAEAATRLLPGLASGETIGALCWASHAGWDAPGVTAEAGLLSGTAEYVLDGETADTFIVLAGREDALSSHLTLHEVDSSAPGVTVTPLPLLDPTRAIARVSFDETPSTAITAPGDIAERIRTLAWALLSAEQVGGAARALALTVEYTSARKQFGRTLASFQALKHRMADMYVEVEAMRSISAAAIAALVAGRSDAAELAATAHVYCSERYMSITGEAIQLHGGIGITWEHDIGLFFKRAQADAQLFGRPTEALQLVTL, encoded by the coding sequence GTGACCTCCCCGATCAGCGCAGAAGACCGAGCGGCACTATCGGATTCGATCCGTGACGTGCTGCGGAAGCGTTCCGACTCCGAGGCCGTCCGTCGCGCCATGCAGGCCGACGGACGCATCGACCGAGATCTGTGGAGCACCCTGTGCGCCGAGATCGGCGTCGCAGCGCTCGCTGTTCCCGAAGAGTACGACGGTGCGGGCGCGTCGTGGGCCGAGGCCGCCCTGGCAGTTGAGGAACTCGGCGCCACTCTTTCGCCGGTACCGGTGTTCTCGTCAGGCGTCCTCACTGCAGGCGCCGTGCTGGCGTCCGGCGACGCCGAAGCCGCAACGCGCCTGCTGCCGGGTCTCGCTTCCGGAGAGACGATCGGGGCGCTCTGCTGGGCGTCGCACGCCGGATGGGATGCACCCGGGGTGACCGCCGAGGCCGGACTGCTGTCCGGCACCGCCGAATACGTGCTCGACGGAGAGACCGCCGACACCTTCATCGTTCTCGCAGGCCGGGAGGACGCACTGTCGTCGCACCTGACACTGCACGAAGTGGACTCATCCGCACCGGGCGTCACCGTGACGCCGTTGCCCCTGCTCGATCCGACTCGCGCGATCGCCCGAGTCTCGTTCGACGAGACGCCGTCGACTGCGATCACCGCCCCCGGCGACATCGCGGAGCGCATCCGGACACTCGCCTGGGCACTGTTGTCGGCAGAGCAGGTCGGTGGTGCTGCACGCGCTCTCGCTCTGACTGTCGAGTACACGTCGGCCCGCAAGCAGTTCGGACGCACCCTCGCCTCGTTCCAGGCATTGAAGCACCGGATGGCCGACATGTATGTCGAGGTGGAAGCGATGCGATCGATCTCGGCGGCGGCGATCGCCGCCCTCGTCGCCGGCCGCTCGGACGCGGCCGAACTGGCCGCCACCGCTCACGTCTACTGCTCTGAGCGGTACATGAGCATCACCGGCGAAGCCATCCAACTGCACGGCGGCATCGGCATCACCTGGGAACATGACATCGGGCTCTTCTTCAAACGAGCACAGGCCGACGCTCAACTGTTCGGTCGACCCACCGAGGCTCTGCAGCTCGTCACTTTGTGA
- the hsaC gene encoding iron-dependent extradiol dioxygenase HsaC yields the protein MTDDQSPIRSLGYMRIDATDMDAWREYGLKVLGMVEGAGTIPGALYLRMDDFPARLVIVPSDRDHLACSGWETANAAALQNVRDRLTENGVEFREGTADEIADRRVAELIVFSDPDGNVLEAFHGVALQHRRVVSPYGHSFVTGEQGLGHVVLTTTDDAKALAFYRDVLGFRLRDSMRLPPQIVGRQEGEEPAWLRFFGCNPRHHSLAFLPIPNSTGIVHLMVEVPEADDVGLAHDRALRKKVPMSATLGRHVNDLMLSFYMKTPGGFDVEFGCEGRQVDDDEWIARESTAVSLWGHDFTIGLK from the coding sequence ATGACTGACGACCAGAGCCCCATTCGGTCTCTCGGCTACATGCGGATCGACGCCACCGACATGGATGCGTGGCGCGAGTACGGACTGAAGGTCCTCGGCATGGTCGAGGGCGCCGGAACCATCCCGGGCGCCCTCTACCTGCGAATGGACGACTTCCCGGCGCGTCTGGTGATCGTCCCCTCCGACCGTGATCACCTCGCGTGCTCGGGTTGGGAGACGGCGAACGCCGCGGCGCTGCAGAACGTTCGCGATCGCCTTACTGAGAACGGTGTGGAGTTCCGTGAAGGCACTGCCGACGAGATCGCCGACCGCCGTGTCGCCGAGCTCATCGTGTTCTCGGACCCGGACGGCAACGTCCTCGAAGCATTCCACGGCGTCGCACTGCAGCACCGCCGCGTGGTGAGCCCCTACGGTCACAGCTTCGTCACCGGGGAGCAGGGCCTCGGCCACGTGGTCCTCACCACCACCGACGATGCGAAGGCGCTGGCCTTCTACCGTGATGTGCTCGGCTTCCGGCTGCGTGACTCGATGCGTCTGCCCCCGCAGATCGTCGGACGCCAGGAGGGTGAGGAGCCGGCGTGGCTGCGCTTCTTCGGCTGCAACCCGCGCCACCACTCGCTGGCGTTCTTGCCGATTCCGAACAGCACAGGCATCGTCCACCTGATGGTGGAAGTGCCCGAGGCCGACGACGTGGGCCTGGCTCACGATCGTGCGCTTCGCAAGAAGGTGCCGATGTCGGCGACACTCGGCCGTCACGTCAACGACCTGATGCTGTCGTTCTACATGAAGACGCCCGGCGGCTTCGATGTGGAGTTCGGCTGCGAAGGACGCCAGGTGGACGACGACGAGTGGATCGCCCGCGAGTCGACGGCCGTGAGCCTCTGGGGCCACGATTTCACGATCGGCTTGAAGTAA
- a CDS encoding Rieske 2Fe-2S domain-containing protein translates to MTDTAIREIDTGTPPTRFARGWHCIGLVDEYTDGKPHSLEIFGTKLVVWADTNGEVKCLDAYCRHMGADLSQGKVRGDNIACPFHGWQWNGKGRCAGVPYAKRHPKLAKTRTWPTMIRNGQVFVYNDPEGNPPPEDVIIPELAEFGDGQWTSWTWNKLVIEGSNCREIIDNVVDMAHFFYVHYALPDYFKNVFEGQTAAQYMNSHGRPDIALSTAYGDTRLESIAAYYGPSYMLNPMVQYYGEYAVETILTNCHYPIDSNSFVLMFGVMAKIPEGFSPEQGAKMAKKITQGVEVGFMQDVEIWKRKTRIDNPLLVEEDGPVYQLRRWYEQYYVDVDDVTDEMVGRFEYEIDTEKALENWNIEVQENLEIQAREKAAAEAAEADKGASV, encoded by the coding sequence ATGACTGACACCGCAATCCGCGAGATCGACACCGGCACCCCGCCCACCCGCTTCGCCCGCGGCTGGCACTGCATCGGCCTCGTCGACGAGTACACCGACGGCAAGCCCCACTCGCTGGAGATCTTCGGCACCAAGCTCGTCGTGTGGGCCGACACCAACGGCGAGGTCAAGTGCCTCGACGCGTACTGCCGCCACATGGGCGCCGATCTGTCACAGGGCAAGGTTCGCGGCGACAACATCGCATGCCCCTTCCACGGATGGCAGTGGAACGGCAAGGGCCGCTGCGCAGGCGTCCCCTACGCCAAGCGTCACCCGAAGCTCGCCAAGACCCGCACCTGGCCGACCATGATCCGCAACGGCCAGGTGTTCGTCTACAACGATCCCGAGGGCAATCCGCCGCCGGAGGACGTGATCATCCCCGAGCTCGCCGAATTCGGCGACGGCCAGTGGACGAGCTGGACCTGGAACAAGCTGGTCATCGAGGGCTCCAACTGCCGCGAGATCATCGACAACGTGGTCGACATGGCGCACTTCTTCTACGTGCACTACGCCCTGCCGGACTACTTCAAGAACGTCTTCGAAGGGCAGACCGCCGCGCAGTACATGAACTCGCACGGCCGCCCCGACATCGCGTTGTCGACGGCGTACGGCGACACCCGCCTCGAGTCGATCGCCGCGTACTACGGACCGTCTTACATGCTGAACCCGATGGTCCAGTACTACGGCGAGTACGCAGTCGAGACCATCCTCACGAACTGCCACTACCCGATCGACTCGAACTCGTTCGTCCTCATGTTCGGCGTGATGGCGAAGATCCCCGAGGGATTCTCGCCGGAGCAGGGCGCGAAGATGGCGAAGAAGATCACGCAGGGTGTTGAGGTCGGCTTCATGCAGGACGTCGAGATCTGGAAGCGCAAGACCCGCATCGACAACCCGCTGCTCGTCGAAGAGGACGGCCCGGTGTACCAGCTGCGCCGCTGGTACGAGCAGTACTACGTCGACGTCGACGATGTGACCGACGAGATGGTCGGCCGCTTCGAGTACGAGATCGACACCGAGAAGGCCTTGGAGAACTGGAACATCGAGGTTCAGGAGAACCTCGAGATCCAGGCGCGCGAGAAGGCGGCAGCCGAGGCCGCCGAAGCCGACAAGGGCGCGTCGGTCTGA
- a CDS encoding Nramp family divalent metal transporter: MLKQRTSGRMRSVGLLGPAFVAAIAYVDPGNVAANITAGAKYGYLLVWVLVVANVMAVMIQYQSAKLGVVTGRTLPETIGGRLGRRARIAYWLQAEAVAGATDIAEVIGGAVALYLLFGLPLPLGGAIVGVVSMVLLTAANRRFQRRFEAIIVVLLAVIVVGFIAGLLVEPPAAGDVIGGLVPRLQGTETVLLAASMLGATVMPHAIYLHSSLVVDRHGRSISEGRITSLLKATRVDVVIALVVAGTVNIALLVLAATSLSGRDGTDTIEGAHSAVRDALGPVVAVIFAVGLLASGIASTSVGAYAGGAIMSGLIRRRIPMLVRRSITLVPAIIVLAAGVDPTMALVISQVVLSFGIPFALIPLRRYTSDSALMGTFADRAPLRWGSFASVVVIVVLNVALLFLLATGAG; encoded by the coding sequence GTGTTGAAACAACGAACCTCCGGGCGGATGCGATCGGTGGGCCTGCTCGGTCCCGCGTTTGTCGCGGCGATCGCCTATGTCGACCCAGGAAACGTTGCCGCCAACATCACGGCAGGCGCCAAGTACGGGTACCTGTTGGTCTGGGTGCTGGTCGTCGCCAACGTGATGGCCGTGATGATCCAGTACCAGTCGGCCAAGCTCGGAGTGGTGACCGGACGGACGCTGCCGGAGACGATCGGAGGCAGACTCGGTCGTCGTGCGCGCATCGCCTACTGGCTGCAGGCGGAGGCGGTCGCCGGCGCCACCGACATCGCAGAGGTCATCGGTGGCGCCGTCGCCCTGTATCTGCTGTTCGGCCTGCCGCTGCCGCTCGGTGGAGCCATCGTGGGCGTGGTGTCGATGGTCCTGCTCACGGCCGCCAACCGGAGATTCCAGCGGCGCTTCGAGGCGATCATCGTGGTCCTGCTCGCGGTGATCGTCGTCGGGTTCATCGCCGGTCTGCTCGTCGAGCCACCCGCCGCGGGCGACGTGATCGGCGGACTCGTCCCTCGCCTGCAGGGCACCGAGACCGTCCTGCTCGCCGCGTCGATGCTTGGTGCCACGGTGATGCCGCACGCCATCTATCTGCACTCCTCGCTCGTGGTCGACAGGCACGGCCGATCGATCAGCGAAGGTCGGATCACGTCGTTGTTGAAGGCCACGCGCGTGGATGTGGTGATCGCGCTGGTCGTCGCGGGCACGGTGAACATCGCGCTCCTGGTCCTGGCGGCCACCAGCCTGTCCGGGCGGGACGGCACCGACACGATCGAGGGCGCGCACAGCGCAGTGCGCGATGCGCTGGGCCCCGTCGTTGCGGTGATCTTCGCGGTAGGCCTGCTCGCGTCGGGCATCGCATCGACCTCCGTCGGCGCGTACGCGGGCGGCGCGATCATGTCGGGTCTCATCCGACGTCGCATCCCGATGCTGGTCCGCCGGTCGATCACCCTGGTACCGGCGATCATCGTGCTCGCCGCGGGCGTCGATCCGACCATGGCCCTCGTGATCTCGCAGGTGGTGTTGAGCTTCGGCATCCCGTTCGCGCTCATCCCGCTGCGCCGCTACACCTCCGACAGTGCACTGATGGGCACGTTCGCGGACCGGGCGCCGCTGCGCTGGGGCTCGTTCGCCTCAGTGGTTGTGATCGTGGTGCTGAACGTCGCGCTTCTGTTCCTTCTCGCCACCGGCGCGGGATGA
- a CDS encoding SDR family oxidoreductase, protein MSLLQDKVVVVSGVGPGLGRSLCLRAATHGARVVLAARTRSRLDEVAALVRDAGGEALVVPTDITDDAAVESLVEAVTAEYGAVDALINNAFAMPSMKPLARTDFDQISSSLDLTVLGTLRVIKAFTPALEASKGSIVNINSMVIRHSEPRYGSYKLAKSALLAMSQSLATELGPKGIRVNSVAPGYIWDDQLKWYFGEIAKKYGITAEQVYEQTASKSDLKRLPEPDEIADAAVFLASSMAAPITGHTLDVNCGEYHD, encoded by the coding sequence ATGTCTCTATTGCAAGACAAAGTCGTCGTAGTCTCCGGAGTCGGGCCGGGTCTCGGTCGATCGTTGTGCCTACGGGCGGCGACGCACGGAGCTCGAGTGGTCCTCGCCGCACGTACACGGTCCCGCCTGGACGAGGTCGCTGCGCTGGTCCGTGACGCCGGAGGCGAGGCGCTTGTCGTCCCGACCGACATCACCGACGATGCGGCTGTCGAGTCCCTCGTCGAGGCGGTGACCGCCGAGTACGGCGCCGTCGACGCGTTGATCAACAATGCGTTCGCGATGCCGTCGATGAAGCCGCTCGCGCGCACCGACTTCGACCAGATCTCGTCGAGCCTGGATCTGACGGTCCTCGGCACGTTGCGCGTCATCAAGGCGTTCACACCCGCGCTCGAGGCGTCGAAGGGATCGATCGTCAACATCAACTCGATGGTGATCCGGCACTCGGAGCCGCGGTACGGCAGTTACAAGCTCGCGAAGTCGGCGCTTCTCGCGATGTCGCAGTCGCTGGCCACGGAGCTCGGCCCGAAGGGCATCCGCGTCAACAGCGTCGCTCCCGGCTACATCTGGGACGACCAGCTCAAGTGGTACTTCGGAGAGATCGCGAAGAAGTACGGGATCACTGCCGAGCAGGTGTACGAGCAGACGGCCTCCAAGAGCGACTTGAAGCGACTGCCCGAGCCCGACGAGATCGCGGACGCGGCGGTGTTCCTGGCGTCATCGATGGCGGCCCCGATCACCGGCCACACCTTGGACGTGAACTGCGGTGAATACCATGACTGA
- a CDS encoding acyl-CoA dehydrogenase family protein, with translation MDFLLNDIHTDLAQTVDDILERAGGVTVARAWADNGDTAPALAVYRQLAEAGITGLIVPDEIGGSGAGATEMVVALERIGRAALPGPVAETFAVVPSTLGASSQLDALLSGTPATCALAPVAPRATNPDVATPYLLADGAVFTASHGELLESVDPTRRVAELTAGDRVGDADTAAAADLGALATAAQFLGLGSAMLDMAADYAKSRKQFGREIGSFQAVKHHLADVAIAIEMARPLVHGAAVGLDGQSPEGTDVARDIAAAKVAAGDAAYLASRRGLQVLGAIGYTAEHDLSLYLTKTRALLSAWGTPAYHRARILETL, from the coding sequence ATGGACTTCCTGCTCAACGACATCCACACCGATCTCGCCCAGACGGTCGACGACATCCTCGAGCGTGCGGGCGGCGTCACCGTCGCACGCGCGTGGGCCGACAACGGCGACACCGCTCCGGCGCTCGCCGTCTATCGCCAGCTCGCCGAAGCGGGGATCACCGGCCTGATCGTGCCCGACGAGATCGGCGGCAGCGGCGCCGGAGCCACCGAGATGGTGGTCGCTCTCGAACGCATCGGGCGCGCGGCATTGCCGGGTCCGGTCGCCGAGACCTTCGCCGTCGTGCCGTCCACTCTCGGCGCATCGTCGCAGCTGGACGCGCTGCTGTCCGGAACGCCTGCGACGTGCGCGCTCGCACCGGTCGCGCCGCGAGCCACCAACCCCGACGTCGCGACGCCGTACCTGCTGGCCGACGGCGCGGTGTTCACCGCGTCGCACGGTGAACTCCTCGAGTCGGTGGACCCGACCCGACGAGTGGCCGAACTGACCGCGGGCGACCGCGTCGGCGACGCCGACACCGCAGCGGCCGCGGACCTCGGCGCGCTCGCCACCGCCGCCCAGTTCCTCGGACTCGGATCGGCGATGCTCGACATGGCCGCCGACTACGCGAAATCGCGCAAGCAGTTCGGGCGCGAGATCGGCTCGTTCCAGGCCGTGAAGCATCATCTCGCCGACGTGGCGATCGCCATCGAGATGGCCCGCCCACTCGTCCACGGCGCGGCGGTCGGCCTCGACGGCCAGTCGCCCGAGGGCACCGACGTCGCGCGCGACATCGCGGCCGCAAAGGTCGCCGCGGGCGACGCGGCCTACCTGGCGTCACGCCGTGGTCTTCAGGTGCTCGGCGCGATCGGCTACACCGCCGAGCACGACCTCTCGCTCTACCTGACGAAGACCCGCGCACTGTTGTCGGCGTGGGGCACTCCCGCGTACCACCGCGCACGAATCCTGGAGACGTTGTGA
- the hsaA gene encoding 3-hydroxy-9,10-secoandrosta-1,3,5(10)-triene-9,17-dione monooxygenase oxygenase subunit, giving the protein MGAQRSEAAQQVLNKIDALLPELAQRAQSTEDARRVPDEVAELLAETGFFKLMQPAQWGGHEVDPVTFYEAVRRIATACGSTGWVAGIIGIHNWHLALFPQQAQEDVWGADTSVRISSSYAPMGMGEVVEGGYKVNGSWAWSSGSDIADWVVVGGPVFKDGKPVDFVSFLIPRSDYNIKDVWNVVGLRGTGSNTIEVKDAFVPSHRMLSFRTMSMGQAPGLERNTAPVYKMPWGTIHPSTISAPIVGMAYGAYAAHVEHQGKRVRAAYAGEKAKDDPFAKVRLAAAASDIDAAWRQLSGNLQDEYNLILAGEEVPMELRLAARRDQVRATGRAIASIDLLFENSGANALENGTPIQRFWRDAHAGRVHAANDPERAYQAFGNGEFGIPIGDTMV; this is encoded by the coding sequence ATGGGAGCACAGCGGAGTGAAGCCGCACAGCAAGTGCTGAACAAGATCGACGCATTGCTGCCGGAGCTCGCGCAGCGCGCGCAGTCCACCGAGGATGCGCGTCGCGTTCCCGACGAGGTAGCAGAACTGCTGGCCGAGACCGGTTTCTTCAAGCTCATGCAGCCCGCACAGTGGGGCGGCCACGAGGTCGACCCGGTCACCTTCTACGAAGCGGTTCGTCGAATCGCGACCGCATGCGGATCGACCGGCTGGGTCGCGGGCATCATCGGCATCCACAACTGGCACCTCGCACTCTTCCCTCAGCAGGCGCAGGAAGACGTGTGGGGTGCGGACACCAGTGTCCGCATCTCGTCGTCGTACGCGCCTATGGGCATGGGCGAAGTCGTCGAGGGCGGCTACAAGGTCAACGGTTCGTGGGCGTGGTCGTCGGGCAGCGACATCGCCGACTGGGTGGTCGTCGGCGGTCCGGTGTTCAAGGACGGCAAGCCGGTCGACTTCGTCAGTTTCCTGATCCCGCGTAGCGACTACAACATCAAGGACGTCTGGAACGTCGTCGGCCTACGCGGTACCGGCTCGAACACCATCGAGGTCAAGGATGCTTTTGTCCCCAGCCACCGCATGTTGAGCTTCCGCACCATGAGCATGGGCCAGGCTCCGGGGCTCGAGCGCAACACCGCGCCGGTCTACAAGATGCCGTGGGGCACCATCCACCCGTCGACCATTTCGGCACCGATCGTCGGCATGGCGTACGGCGCGTACGCCGCGCACGTCGAGCACCAGGGCAAGCGTGTCCGTGCCGCTTACGCGGGTGAGAAGGCGAAGGACGACCCGTTCGCCAAGGTCCGTCTCGCCGCTGCCGCCAGTGACATCGACGCCGCGTGGCGCCAACTGTCGGGCAACCTGCAGGACGAGTACAACCTCATCCTCGCGGGCGAAGAGGTTCCGATGGAACTGCGTCTGGCCGCTCGCCGCGACCAGGTGCGAGCCACCGGCCGTGCGATCGCCTCCATCGATCTGCTGTTCGAGAACTCCGGCGCGAATGCACTGGAGAACGGCACCCCGATTCAGCGTTTCTGGCGCGATGCTCACGCCGGCCGCGTCCACGCCGCCAACGATCCAGAGCGCGCCTACCAGGCGTTCGGCAACGGGGAATTCGGCATCCCCATCGGCGACACGATGGTCTGA
- a CDS encoding FAD-dependent oxidoreductase, producing MTEFSEQYDVVVIGSGAAGSAAALEAKANGASVLVVEKSPESTAGGNTRVSGSGWFVNRDADRAEVFLRTLNGPFPVADDVVEAWAQATVGLSDWMRSMGADVGRSGDFHTEPEYQELDGSDCYAGMDTIGGRMGDGLLHDFLRRALDERGVEVRFDTRAIALITDGEAVVGVEVDGPSGRSRIGAEGGVVLATGGFSANPRMVRDYLRVEEHVLWGSPASTGDGHAMAQQIGADLWHMDNMMTIAGIRGDDKFGHFLALWGAQSYLWVGDDGRRFIDETATPKHGHTVRSGRYELFPTRAFHLIFDEAVRSAGPLSPTPDVLPVGWNMLMKSTRWSADNRAEIESGMIVRADSVAELAAAIGLDAEVLVRSVDTYNTACDEGVDDSFGRPASTLAAVRQGPFYALRVTPLLGWSNGGPRRDGRSRVLRADGSVVDGLYAAGEVSSTYSWRKDGGFHIADALAFGRVSGRDAAARAAD from the coding sequence ATGACGGAGTTCAGTGAACAGTACGACGTGGTGGTGATCGGGTCCGGCGCCGCAGGGTCTGCGGCAGCACTCGAGGCGAAGGCGAACGGCGCGTCCGTGCTGGTGGTCGAGAAGTCGCCGGAATCGACGGCGGGCGGCAACACGCGAGTGTCCGGCAGCGGATGGTTCGTGAACCGGGACGCCGACCGTGCCGAGGTCTTCCTGCGCACGTTGAACGGGCCGTTCCCCGTCGCCGACGACGTGGTCGAGGCGTGGGCACAGGCGACGGTCGGACTGTCGGACTGGATGCGTTCGATGGGCGCCGACGTTGGACGCAGCGGCGACTTCCACACCGAGCCCGAGTATCAGGAGCTCGACGGCAGCGACTGCTACGCCGGTATGGACACGATCGGCGGCCGGATGGGCGACGGACTCCTCCACGACTTCCTCCGCCGCGCACTGGACGAACGCGGTGTCGAAGTGCGGTTCGACACTCGCGCGATCGCATTGATCACCGACGGCGAGGCGGTCGTCGGAGTCGAGGTCGACGGTCCTTCCGGGCGGTCGCGGATCGGCGCAGAGGGCGGTGTGGTGTTGGCGACCGGAGGGTTCTCCGCGAATCCGCGAATGGTCCGCGACTACCTCCGCGTCGAGGAGCACGTGCTGTGGGGATCACCGGCGTCGACCGGTGACGGCCACGCGATGGCCCAGCAGATCGGTGCCGATCTGTGGCACATGGACAACATGATGACGATCGCCGGCATTCGCGGCGATGACAAGTTCGGTCATTTCCTCGCGCTGTGGGGCGCGCAGAGTTACTTGTGGGTCGGCGACGACGGTCGACGCTTCATCGACGAGACCGCAACGCCGAAGCACGGGCACACGGTGCGCAGCGGACGGTACGAGCTGTTCCCGACGAGGGCGTTCCACTTGATCTTCGATGAGGCCGTCCGCTCCGCCGGACCGCTCAGCCCCACGCCGGACGTGCTGCCGGTGGGCTGGAACATGTTGATGAAGAGCACTCGGTGGAGTGCCGACAACAGGGCAGAGATCGAGTCGGGGATGATCGTTCGTGCCGACTCCGTTGCCGAACTGGCGGCCGCGATCGGTCTTGACGCCGAGGTGCTCGTGCGCAGTGTCGATACGTACAACACTGCGTGCGACGAGGGTGTCGACGACAGTTTCGGCCGTCCGGCGTCGACGCTGGCCGCGGTTCGCCAGGGCCCCTTCTACGCGCTGCGCGTGACGCCGCTGCTCGGATGGAGCAACGGGGGGCCGCGCCGAGACGGTCGCTCCCGCGTACTGCGGGCCGACGGGTCGGTGGTCGACGGGCTCTACGCGGCAGGTGAGGTCAGCTCGACGTACAGCTGGCGGAAAGACGGCGGCTTCCACATCGCCGACGCCCTCGCGTTCGGCCGGGTCTCCGGCCGAGACGCCGCTGCTCGCGCAGCCGACTGA